The window TTATAAACCAGATTTGATGTTCACAGAGATGGTTAGTATAAATGCTTTAGAAATGGAAAATGAAAAAACATTAAATCAAATTTTAAGAATAAGAGATGGAGAAGCTGTTCAGATTTTTGGTAAAGATGTAGAAAAAATGGTTTATAGTGCAAAATATATAACTGAAAAGCTAGGTGTAAAACATATTGATGTAAATGCAGGATGCCCTGTTAATAAAATCATAAAAAATGGATATGGAGCGGCTTTATTAGAAGATCCAGATCATATAAAAAGAATTTTATGTGAGATAAGAGAGGCTATACCAGAAAATGTTGATCTTTCATTGAAAACAAGAGTAGGTTATAAAGGTGAAAAACAACATAAAAAAGTGGGGAAAATTGCTGAAGAGGCAGGATGTAAGCATATTACAATACACGGTAGAACAAGAGAACAGATGTATAGTGGACATGCTAATTGGGAGCTTATAAAAGAAGTGAAAGAAAGTGTAAACATTGAAGTTATAGGTAATGGTGATATATTTACAGCTGAAGATGCATACGAAAAAGTGAAGTACTCAGGCGTTGATGGTATAATGTTAGCGAGAGGAATTTGTGGAAATCCTTGGTTAATAAAGCAAATAAAAGAGAAGTTTGAAACAGGAGAAGTTCAAACTGAAGTAACTCCTGAGATGAGATTAGATATGGCGATTAGACATGCTTTACAAGGTAAACTAGATAATCCAAATAAAAAATTTTTATTTGAATTAAGAAAACATTTATGTTGGTATTTAAAGGGAATAAGAAATGGAGCGGCCTTAAAAGGAGCAATAAATCAAATAGAAAATTATGATGAATTAATTGAACTATTAGAGAGGGCTAAGGAAAATTTAAAATAAGGAGATGTGGTTTTTTGTCAGCAGATACGCCATTAATGGCTCAATACAAGGAAATAAAAAAAGAAAATCAAGATAATATCCTATTTTTTAGATTAGGAGATTTTTATGAAATGTTTTTTGAGGATGCAGTAGTTGTATCTAAAGAGTTAGGATTAACTTTAACAAGTAGAAATAAAGAAAAGGGAATAGAAGTTCCATTAGCAGGAATTCCTTATCACTCTTCAGCTGGATATATAGGTAAACTTGTAGCTAAAGGTTATAAAGTAGCTATATGTGAGCAAGTTGAAGATCCGAAGACGACAAAAGGAATTGTGAAAAGAGAGGTAGTTAGAGTTATAACTCCTGGAACAATAATTGATACAGAATATTTAGATGAAAAAAGCAATAATTATTTAATGGGAATTATTTTGAAGAAGGATTCTATAGGGTTATCATATATAGATATAACAACTGGTGAGTTTGTAGCTAGTGAAAAAGAAAAAACGGAAGACTATATATATAAAATATTAGGAGAGGTAAATAAAATCTCACCTAGAGAGATTTTAATAGATGAAAATTCATATGTAGAATTAGAAAAAGAATTGAAACAGTTTGCTCAATTAAATAAAATAAATATAAACTCTTGTTTAAAAGTAAAAAAAAGTGAAGAGTTTATAAAAGCATATTTTAAGATTATTTCACTAGATAGTTTTGATCTAAATGGGAAGATATCAGCTATAGAAGCATCGGCAATGATTTTAGATTATGTTTTAGAACTTCAAAAAGGAAATAATATTCCAGTTGATAAAATAATATATACTGGAAGTGAAGATATAATGGAACTTAACTTAACAACACAAAGAAATTTAGATATTGTTGCATCTAATAGAGAAAATGGTGTTTTAGGAACATTACAATGGGTTTTAGATAGTTGTAAAAGTTCTATGGGAAGCAGACTGTTGAAACATTTTTTAAAAAATCCATCAATTTCTAAAAAAGTTATATTAGAAAGACAAAAAGATATTGGTTTTTTTTATGACAATGTTCTTTTAAGAGAAGAAACTAGAGAAAAGTTAAAAGAGATATATGATATTGAAAGAATAATAGGAAAGCTCGTTTTAGGAAATGAAAATGCAAGAGATATAGTTGCTTTAAAAAAATCTATATTAAATAGTTTAGAAATTTATAAAATTTTAAAAGGAAATAGCATTTTTGAAATAGCTTTAAATGAGTTAGTTGAAATTTATAATTTAATAGAAAAATCTCTAAAAGATGAAGTTCCATTTTCGATTAGAGAGGGTGGAATGATAAAAGATGGATATAGTAGTGAGTTAGATGATTTGCATAATATATCAAATAATGGAAAAGATACGATTTTGAATATTGAAAATAGAGAAAGAGAAAGAACTGGAATAAAAGGGTTAAAAATAAAATATAATAAGGTTTTTGGATATTTTATTGAAATAACTAAGGCCAACATTCATCTTGTTCCAGAAGATTATATAAGAAAACAAACATTAGCTAATGCAGAAAGATATATTGTAGAAGATTTGAAGATTTATGAAGAAAAAGTTTTAAATGCAAAGGATAAAATAGAGAATTTAGAGTATATATTATTTAAAGAAATCTCTGAACAAATAAAAAAATATAAAAATATTTTACACGATCTAGCATACAAATTAGCCTATTTAGATGTAATTACAAATTTTGCCTACATAGCAACAAAGAATGGTTATATAAAGCCAGAGATTACTACAGAAGGAGATATTGAAATAATAGGAGGAAGACATCCAATTGTAGAACAACTAGTTGGAAAAGAAAATTTTGTTAAAAATAGTATTGTTTTAAATGAAAATAAGAATCTAATAATTTTAACTGGACCAAATATGTCAGGAAAGTCTACTTATATGAAACAAGTGGCGCTAATTTTAATTATGGCACATATAGGGTGTTATGTTCCAGCAGAATATGCTAAAATAGGAATTGTAGATAAAATATTTACAAGAATAGGCGCAAGTGACGATTTAGTGACAGGACAATCAACATTTATGCTAGAGATGAGTGAAGTGGCAAATATAGTTAATAGTTCTACAAAAAATTCATTTATTATATTAGATGAAATAGGGAGAGGAACTTCAACATTTGATGGTATATCAATAGCAACAGCAATAACAGAATATATTCATGATAATATAGGTGCTAAAACAATATTTGCGACACATTATCATGAGTTAACACAACTTGAATCTAAATTAAGTAAATCTACGAATTTTAGAATTGAAGTTAAAGAGGATGAAAAAGAAATTCTATTTTTAAGAGAAATTGTAAAAGGTGGAGCAGACAAATCTTATGGAATAGAGGTTGCTAGATTAGCTGGACTACCAAAAGAAATTTTAGATAGAGCTAAAGAGATGGTAAAAGTTTTAGAAAATAGAAAGATGATAATAGAAAAAAAAGTAAAAAAAGAACAACTAATATTATTTGGAGATTTTGAAACAGAGATTACAAAAAAAGAAGAGAAAAAAATAGAAGAAATTACAGTAGAATTAGAAAGTGAAGAAAAAATAGTATTACGTCTTTTAAAAGAGATAGAATTAGATAAAATGACACCAATGGATGCTTTTTTAAAGTTAAATGAATTGAAACGTATCTTAAACTAGGAGGGTAGTATGGATAAAAAAAAGATTGCCTATAAAGTTGTTATAGTAGCAGTATTGGTTTTGGGATATTTAAATTATTTTGGTGATGAAAAGAAAGTAGAAAAAAAAGAGGAGGTAGTAGAAACAACTGGAGCTATATATGATAGTGAGGGATATCATATTGAAGCAGATAAGCAAAAGGATTTTCTTAAAACAGATGAAACTACCTTTGAAAAAGCTAAAGCGGTAATAGATGGAATGATCTTAACAGGAGATAATGCATTTTTAGATGCAGGAAAAAATTTGTTATTAAAGTCAAATATTTTAGGTAAGAGTTTAAATGGCTGGGAATTTGAAACACAAGAAGCTAAATATAACAAAGAAAATGGAGAAGTTGAATCGACTATTGGGGTAACAGCAATAAATAAAGCTGAAGGCATAGAGGTATCGGGAAAAAACTTTAAAAGTGATACAAAAATGGAGAATGTAGTTTTATCAGGAGATGTAAAATTTAAAACTAAAAATATGACGTTATCAGCTGAAAAAGCGAATTATAATGATAAGGATAAAATAATTAATATAGAGGGAAATTCTTTTTTATCAGGATCTAATTTTGGAGATGGTTCTGGAATATTGAGCGGAAACTTTAAAGGGTTAAAGTACAATACAGAAACAAATGTACTCACTACTTCAAATTCTTTTATGTTAGACTATAATGGAATAAAGTTATATGGTGATGATTTAGTTTTAAATGATAAAACAGAGGCATTTGAAATTACAAAAAATGTGTATGTTTTAGCAGATGGATATAAAATTAATATGGAAAGTATAACATCAGATGGTGGAGATAATATTAATTTTAATGGAAAAATTGACGGAACTAATGGGATATATTCTTTTAAAGGTGATGATGGAGTTTATAATAAAGTAACTAAAAAATTTGTTGTAAAGGGAAATGTTCAAGGAACTGATAAAGACGGAGGAAAGTTAATTGCAGATATGGCAATATATGCAACTGATACAAAAGAATTAGAATTAATTAGTGATAAAAATGTAGAATATACAAGTCCTGAAAATAAAATTTTAACAAAAAATTTAATTTATTTAACTGAAACAGGAGAACTTTACTTAAAAGATGGATATAGTTATTTTAGTAAAAAATATAATAGTAAAGGACAAAATTTCTTCTATAATAAAATAACTGGTAAAGGTTATGTTTTAAAAGGAGATATAAAAAATATTGTTACTGATCAATATGCATCAGGTGATAGAGTAGATTTTGATAGGGAAGAAGATAGTTATTTAGTTCAAGGAGATGCTTACTTTGAAGATAATGACTATATATTTGAAAGTCAAAAAATAGATTATTTAGGGAAAAAAGGGTATGTATATTTACCTGAAAAATATGTTTTAAAGAGAAAAAAAGAAAAAGATATGTTTGAAGGATTAAAGGGTGAGTATAATTTAACAACTGAGGTATTTAAATCCTTTGGTCAATTTAAATACACTAGCCCAGACAATGTAGTTGAGGGGATAAATTTAGAGTTTAATCAAAAAACTGGAGTTGGAATAGTTGAAAAAGATTTAGTTGCTTTTGATAAAAAGGGAGAAACTAAAGTGGTATCCTCATATGGTGAATTTAAAGAAAATGAATTTGTAAAAATTAAAGATAAATTAATTTTAACAAGTGGTGATATTGTAGCTAATGCAAGTTCAGCTGATTATCAAATAAAAGATGAAAAAATATTTATTCCTGGTGAGATTTTATTTGAGGATAAAGTAAAAAATAGTTCAGGAAAAATGTATAATGGAGTTTATGAAACTGGTAAAAAATTATTCACTGGTGAAAATTTTAGTGGAAAAGATGTGAAGAATACTTTAAAAAGTGATATAATAAGATACTTTACTTCTCAAGGAGATTTTGTTTTAGAAAAAAATGCTGAGATAAAAGATGAAACAACAACTTTAAAGGGAAATCATTTAGAGTATAATAAAAATACAGAAATAGCAAAATCACCGAAACCATTTACTATAAAATATGGAGATTACGATATTTTTGGAACAAGTGGAACATTAGATAAAAAAACAAGTCATTTAACAGGAGCTAATGTAGTTATTAAGTCTAAATTGAATGAAGAGTTTAAAGGTGATAGAGTGGATGGTACTTTAAATAATATGAATTTAGATTTTATAGGGAATGTATCAGGACGAATATATCAAGATGGAGTACCTGTAGACTTTGAAGGAGATTTTGTAAGAGCATATTTTAAGAAAGATTCCCAAGGAAAAAATCAAATTCAAAGAGTTGAAATTAGAAAAAATGCAATTATAAAAAAGGAAGGTAATACATTATATTCAGATTATTTAGAGATACAACCAGAGAAAAAATTAGTATTTGGAAAAGATAATACTAAAGCAGTTTTAAAAGATAAAGATGGAGTTATAACAACAGTTACTTCAAATATGATGAATGGTAATTTAAATACAGAAGTTATTGATTTAGTTGGAAAAGTTGTAATAGTAAGAAAAGATAAAGATAAAACTTTAAATGCAACATCGACAAAAGCAAAGATAAAAAATAAAGAAAATTTAATTGAATTAAGAAAAAATGTAGTTGTAGACGATGGTGAATCGATAATAACAGCAGATGAAGCAGATTATAATACAAAAACAAACAAAGTAAAGGCTAGAGGAAATGTATTTGTAGATTATAAAACTAATGAGAAGAAAAGTGTAACAAACGCAAGTCAAATAAATTCAGGATATAATAAAATCTTAAAAAAATAAGGAGAATCTATGAGAAGTATAGTTGCTCAAGGATTATGTAAAAGCTATAAAAAAAGACAAGTAGTTAAAAATGTAAGCTTAGAGGTAAAAAAAGGGGAAATAGTAGGACTTTTAGGACCTAACGGAGCTGGAAAAACTACTACATTTTACATGATAACAGGAATAGTAAAACCTGAAAAAGGTCAAGTTTTTATAAATGAAGTAGATATAACAGAGTATCCAATGTATAAAAGAGCTGATATGGGAATTGGATATTTAGCACAAGAACCATCAATTTTTAGAAATCTTTCAGTTGAAGATAATATATTAGCTATATTGGAGATGAAAGGTTTACCAAAACAAGAACAAATAAAAAAAATGCAAGAACTATTAGAAGAGTTTAAATTAACACATGTAGCTAAATCTATGGGATATTCTCTTTCAGGTGGAGAGAGAAGAAGAGTAGAGATAGCAAGAACTATAGCCAATGATCCAGATTTCATACTACTAGATGAACCTTTTGCTGGAGTTGACCCCATAGCAGTTGAAGATATTCAACAAATAATTAGATATCTAAAGCAAAGAGGATTGGGAATTTTAATAACAGATCACTCTGTTAGAGAAACTTTATCTATAACTGAAAAAGCTTATATAATGGCTAACGGAAAAGTTTTAATAAGCGGAACTCCTGAGGAGATTGCATCAAATCCTATGGCTAAAAAAGTTTATTTAGGAGAAAATTTTAAATTAGATTAAAAATTTTAAAAATACAGTGGAGGAAACAAAGAGATGTTAACAGGTAACGAAATTAGAAGCAAATTTATAGAGTTTTTTGTAAAGAAAAACCATAAGCACTTTGAAAGTGCATCACTTATTCCAGATGATCCAACTCTTTTACTAACAGTTGCTGGAATGGTTCCATTTAAACCATACTTTTTAGGACAAAAAGAGGCACCAACACCAAGAGTAACAACTTATCAAAAATGTATCAGAACAAATGATTTAGAAAATGTTGGAAGAACAGCTAGACATCATACTTTTTTTGAGATGTTAGGAAACTTCTCTTTTGGAGATTACTTTAGAGAAGAAGCAATAATTTGGTCATGGGAATTTATAACAGAAGTTTTAAAATTAGATAAGGATAAATTATGGGTTTCAGTATTTACTACAGATGATGAAGCAGAAAAAATTTGGGTTGAAAAATGTAATTTCCCAAAAGAAAGAATCGTAAGAATGGGAGAGTCTGAAAACTGGTGGGCAGCAGGACCAACAGGTTCATGTGGACCATGTTCAGAAATCCACGTGGATTTAGGACCAGCTTATGGTGGAGATGAAAATTCTAAATTAGGTGATGAAGGAACTGATAACAGATTTATAGAGATTTGGAACTTAGTTTTTACAGAGTGGAATAGAATGGAAGATGGATCATTACAACCACTTCCAAAGAAAAATATTGATACAGGAGCTGGACTAGAAAGAGTAGCGGCAATGGTACAAGGAAAATCAAATAACTTTGAAACAGACTTATTATTTCCAATTGTTGAAGAAGCTGGAAAACTTACAAATACAAAATATGGAATAGAGCCTGAAAAAGATTTCTCACTAAAAGTAATAACAGACCATGCAAGAGCAGTAACTTTCTTAGTTAATGATGGAGTTATACCATCTAATGAAGGAAGAGGATATATTCTAAGAAGAATTTTAAGAAGAGCAGTAAGACACGGAAGACTTCTTGGAAGAAAAGAACTATT of the Cetobacterium sp. NK01 genome contains:
- the dusB gene encoding tRNA dihydrouridine synthase DusB — protein: MKIYIAPLAGVTDYTFRGILDDYKPDLMFTEMVSINALEMENEKTLNQILRIRDGEAVQIFGKDVEKMVYSAKYITEKLGVKHIDVNAGCPVNKIIKNGYGAALLEDPDHIKRILCEIREAIPENVDLSLKTRVGYKGEKQHKKVGKIAEEAGCKHITIHGRTREQMYSGHANWELIKEVKESVNIEVIGNGDIFTAEDAYEKVKYSGVDGIMLARGICGNPWLIKQIKEKFETGEVQTEVTPEMRLDMAIRHALQGKLDNPNKKFLFELRKHLCWYLKGIRNGAALKGAINQIENYDELIELLERAKENLK
- the mutS gene encoding DNA mismatch repair protein MutS, with amino-acid sequence MSADTPLMAQYKEIKKENQDNILFFRLGDFYEMFFEDAVVVSKELGLTLTSRNKEKGIEVPLAGIPYHSSAGYIGKLVAKGYKVAICEQVEDPKTTKGIVKREVVRVITPGTIIDTEYLDEKSNNYLMGIILKKDSIGLSYIDITTGEFVASEKEKTEDYIYKILGEVNKISPREILIDENSYVELEKELKQFAQLNKININSCLKVKKSEEFIKAYFKIISLDSFDLNGKISAIEASAMILDYVLELQKGNNIPVDKIIYTGSEDIMELNLTTQRNLDIVASNRENGVLGTLQWVLDSCKSSMGSRLLKHFLKNPSISKKVILERQKDIGFFYDNVLLREETREKLKEIYDIERIIGKLVLGNENARDIVALKKSILNSLEIYKILKGNSIFEIALNELVEIYNLIEKSLKDEVPFSIREGGMIKDGYSSELDDLHNISNNGKDTILNIENRERERTGIKGLKIKYNKVFGYFIEITKANIHLVPEDYIRKQTLANAERYIVEDLKIYEEKVLNAKDKIENLEYILFKEISEQIKKYKNILHDLAYKLAYLDVITNFAYIATKNGYIKPEITTEGDIEIIGGRHPIVEQLVGKENFVKNSIVLNENKNLIILTGPNMSGKSTYMKQVALILIMAHIGCYVPAEYAKIGIVDKIFTRIGASDDLVTGQSTFMLEMSEVANIVNSSTKNSFIILDEIGRGTSTFDGISIATAITEYIHDNIGAKTIFATHYHELTQLESKLSKSTNFRIEVKEDEKEILFLREIVKGGADKSYGIEVARLAGLPKEILDRAKEMVKVLENRKMIIEKKVKKEQLILFGDFETEITKKEEKKIEEITVELESEEKIVLRLLKEIELDKMTPMDAFLKLNELKRILN
- the lptC gene encoding LPS export ABC transporter periplasmic protein LptC gives rise to the protein MDKKKIAYKVVIVAVLVLGYLNYFGDEKKVEKKEEVVETTGAIYDSEGYHIEADKQKDFLKTDETTFEKAKAVIDGMILTGDNAFLDAGKNLLLKSNILGKSLNGWEFETQEAKYNKENGEVESTIGVTAINKAEGIEVSGKNFKSDTKMENVVLSGDVKFKTKNMTLSAEKANYNDKDKIINIEGNSFLSGSNFGDGSGILSGNFKGLKYNTETNVLTTSNSFMLDYNGIKLYGDDLVLNDKTEAFEITKNVYVLADGYKINMESITSDGGDNINFNGKIDGTNGIYSFKGDDGVYNKVTKKFVVKGNVQGTDKDGGKLIADMAIYATDTKELELISDKNVEYTSPENKILTKNLIYLTETGELYLKDGYSYFSKKYNSKGQNFFYNKITGKGYVLKGDIKNIVTDQYASGDRVDFDREEDSYLVQGDAYFEDNDYIFESQKIDYLGKKGYVYLPEKYVLKRKKEKDMFEGLKGEYNLTTEVFKSFGQFKYTSPDNVVEGINLEFNQKTGVGIVEKDLVAFDKKGETKVVSSYGEFKENEFVKIKDKLILTSGDIVANASSADYQIKDEKIFIPGEILFEDKVKNSSGKMYNGVYETGKKLFTGENFSGKDVKNTLKSDIIRYFTSQGDFVLEKNAEIKDETTTLKGNHLEYNKNTEIAKSPKPFTIKYGDYDIFGTSGTLDKKTSHLTGANVVIKSKLNEEFKGDRVDGTLNNMNLDFIGNVSGRIYQDGVPVDFEGDFVRAYFKKDSQGKNQIQRVEIRKNAIIKKEGNTLYSDYLEIQPEKKLVFGKDNTKAVLKDKDGVITTVTSNMMNGNLNTEVIDLVGKVVIVRKDKDKTLNATSTKAKIKNKENLIELRKNVVVDDGESIITADEADYNTKTNKVKARGNVFVDYKTNEKKSVTNASQINSGYNKILKK
- the lptB gene encoding LPS export ABC transporter ATP-binding protein, with the translated sequence MRSIVAQGLCKSYKKRQVVKNVSLEVKKGEIVGLLGPNGAGKTTTFYMITGIVKPEKGQVFINEVDITEYPMYKRADMGIGYLAQEPSIFRNLSVEDNILAILEMKGLPKQEQIKKMQELLEEFKLTHVAKSMGYSLSGGERRRVEIARTIANDPDFILLDEPFAGVDPIAVEDIQQIIRYLKQRGLGILITDHSVRETLSITEKAYIMANGKVLISGTPEEIASNPMAKKVYLGENFKLD